From Brevibacillus marinus, a single genomic window includes:
- a CDS encoding LacI family DNA-binding transcriptional regulator, which produces MKVTIGDVAKKAGVSKTTVSRILNGHYEHATAETRERVLQVIRELDYRPNALAKGLKQMKTNVLGIVLSNLRNPFWASVLEGVEDACRSLGYSLMICNSNEDPALEEDYLKVMQMRQVDGVIINPTAKNFSLYESLCNNKFPLIAINRKLEGIAVDTVVMDNVLGASMAVEHLYRQGRRNIAILLYPPEGVSPRIERIEGYKQGLMKCGLAVRESLIRIVPEQKGNIKEATKELLRGPHEVDAIFSTNNMMTLEVLEAIKELGLTVPADVALVGYDETVWSQHLDPPLTTVFQPAYEMGEFAARRLIQRIESKRTLKPKTVVLKPNLIIRRSCGST; this is translated from the coding sequence ATGAAAGTGACAATTGGGGATGTTGCCAAAAAAGCGGGGGTTTCCAAAACGACCGTCTCGCGGATACTGAACGGGCACTACGAGCATGCGACGGCGGAAACCAGGGAGCGGGTGCTGCAGGTGATTCGCGAACTGGATTACCGCCCGAACGCGTTGGCCAAAGGGCTGAAACAGATGAAAACCAATGTGCTGGGCATCGTCCTGTCCAATTTGCGCAACCCCTTCTGGGCGAGCGTGCTGGAGGGAGTGGAGGACGCATGCCGCAGCCTTGGCTACAGCCTGATGATCTGCAACTCCAACGAAGATCCGGCGTTGGAGGAGGATTACCTCAAGGTGATGCAGATGAGGCAGGTGGACGGAGTGATTATCAACCCGACCGCGAAGAACTTTTCCCTTTACGAGTCGCTCTGCAACAACAAGTTTCCGCTGATCGCGATCAACCGGAAGCTGGAAGGGATCGCCGTCGATACCGTCGTGATGGACAACGTGTTGGGGGCATCGATGGCCGTTGAGCATTTGTATCGGCAGGGGCGGCGGAACATCGCGATTCTCCTGTACCCGCCGGAAGGGGTCAGTCCGCGCATCGAACGGATCGAAGGGTACAAGCAGGGGCTGATGAAGTGCGGGCTCGCGGTTCGCGAATCGCTGATCCGGATCGTTCCGGAACAAAAAGGAAATATCAAGGAAGCGACCAAAGAACTGCTGCGCGGCCCGCATGAAGTCGATGCCATTTTTTCCACGAACAACATGATGACGCTGGAGGTCCTGGAAGCGATCAAGGAGCTGGGGTTAACCGTTCCCGCTGACGTGGCGCTTGTCGGATACGATGAAACCGTCTGGTCCCAGCATCTCGATCCCCCATTGACGACCGTGTTCCAACCTGCTTACGAAATGGGGGAGTTTGCGGCGCGGCGGCTGATCCAGCGTATCGAATCCAAAAGAACGCTGAAGCCGAAAACCGTCGTCTTAAAACCCAATCTGATCATTCGTCGTTCATGTGGATCAACATAG
- a CDS encoding DMT family transporter: MGILFAFLSGLAFALNNILIKKGMKDDESADNSFFLTVLLNVILLGFAFLIAWQMRGFSFAFSPRAFAFFVLSGLCTTAMGRFTLFASIRQIGPTRASAIKNGSPMFTVLFALLLLGETIGQGPALGIAVMLAGILVQGIILFRQKSEADRIDSPDEGAALRLQWFGYLLGIVSAISFGIGQVFRKQGLLLMDDAFFGAFTGALVSLLFVCVYEGVRGQLRTVVRKSFREFNRCYFLAGVMSSLGPLFFFLGSSLTQVSYVSVVAAAEPLLTVLFSKWLLKNEERLTRSVWATVVLVLSGTVLMISTA, encoded by the coding sequence GTGGGGATCCTGTTTGCCTTCCTGAGCGGGCTGGCCTTTGCGCTCAACAACATTTTGATCAAAAAAGGCATGAAGGACGACGAAAGCGCAGACAACAGTTTCTTTTTGACGGTTTTGCTGAATGTGATCCTGTTGGGATTCGCTTTTCTGATCGCCTGGCAGATGCGGGGTTTTTCCTTCGCCTTCAGCCCCCGCGCTTTCGCCTTCTTCGTGCTGTCCGGACTGTGCACGACCGCTATGGGAAGATTCACACTGTTTGCGAGCATCCGGCAAATCGGCCCCACGCGGGCGTCCGCGATCAAGAACGGTTCCCCCATGTTTACCGTACTCTTTGCGCTGCTGCTGTTGGGAGAGACGATCGGTCAAGGTCCCGCGCTCGGCATCGCGGTCATGCTCGCGGGCATCCTAGTCCAGGGCATCATCCTGTTTCGCCAAAAAAGCGAGGCTGACCGGATTGACAGCCCGGACGAGGGAGCGGCTCTCCGGCTGCAATGGTTCGGCTATTTGCTGGGCATCGTGTCGGCGATTTCCTTTGGGATCGGTCAGGTATTCCGCAAACAGGGCCTGTTGTTGATGGACGACGCGTTTTTCGGGGCATTTACCGGGGCGCTGGTTTCTTTGTTGTTTGTCTGCGTGTATGAAGGCGTTCGCGGACAGCTGCGCACGGTGGTGCGCAAATCTTTTCGCGAATTCAACCGCTGTTATTTTCTGGCGGGCGTGATGAGCAGTTTGGGGCCGCTCTTCTTCTTCCTGGGCAGCTCGCTCACGCAAGTTTCCTACGTCAGTGTGGTGGCTGCGGCGGAACCGCTGCTGACCGTGTTGTTCAGCAAATGGCTGCTAAAAAATGAAGAACGGCTGACCCGTTCGGTCTGGGCCACCGTGGTCCTCGTCTTAAGCGGAACGGTACTGATGATTTCCACAGCTTAA
- a CDS encoding TRAP transporter small permease: MKAIISVVDRVNHWILQLIAIIFGFVSLLTVYQVFARYVLKSPLIWSEELVRYLMIWMVFLGGAVALRKGLLISVEIVQHLVPRPVRKAMEVLTVAVNMAMLAVLIVYGFGIMDNLAGQRTGAMDIPVAWTYAAIPVGSILAFLNSLVVLTEIFSKKERENDGGDLII; encoded by the coding sequence ATGAAAGCGATTATTTCCGTCGTCGATCGCGTCAATCACTGGATTTTGCAGCTGATCGCGATTATTTTCGGGTTTGTTTCCCTGCTGACCGTGTACCAGGTATTTGCCCGTTACGTCCTGAAAAGCCCCTTGATCTGGTCTGAGGAGCTTGTTCGCTATCTGATGATCTGGATGGTCTTTTTGGGCGGGGCGGTTGCCCTGCGCAAAGGGCTCTTAATCTCGGTGGAGATCGTCCAGCACCTAGTTCCGCGGCCTGTCAGGAAGGCGATGGAGGTTCTCACCGTCGCCGTCAACATGGCGATGCTGGCGGTGTTAATCGTCTACGGTTTTGGCATCATGGACAACCTCGCCGGACAGCGGACAGGCGCGATGGATATTCCCGTAGCCTGGACGTACGCGGCGATTCCGGTCGGTTCGATTCTGGCGTTTCTCAACAGCCTGGTTGTCCTGACGGAAATTTTCAGCAAGAAAGAGAGGGAAAACGATGGCGGGGATCTTATTATTTAA
- a CDS encoding sulfite exporter TauE/SafE family protein: MTITPTEAMMAAAALLLAGLAKGISGMGLPVVAIPILAVLFDLQTAIAVTLVSTLATDVLMLVRLPKSWSVVSHALLLAIFGVCGIVIGSLILLSLNQLILSAILGVVILAFVVTSCCSILPAVKRRRWLDAAVGLIGGVLQGAAGASGPVIGMYLLQLQVTRTAFLFLSNSFFVVMDLAQFVTIFQLGLYKGSLLFYALLALIPSLSAFAAGMRLQRHISDRLFRRSVLLVMALSGLVLLGKSLAFVFSR, from the coding sequence TTGACGATCACACCCACAGAGGCGATGATGGCGGCCGCAGCGCTGCTGCTCGCGGGATTGGCCAAAGGGATCAGCGGTATGGGGCTGCCTGTTGTCGCCATTCCGATCCTGGCCGTGCTGTTTGATCTGCAAACGGCCATTGCCGTAACCCTCGTCTCCACCCTGGCTACCGACGTGCTGATGTTGGTTCGTTTGCCGAAAAGTTGGAGCGTCGTGTCCCATGCCCTTCTCTTGGCGATTTTCGGAGTGTGCGGCATCGTCATCGGATCGCTGATTCTGCTCTCGCTCAATCAGCTCATCCTGTCCGCCATTCTCGGCGTGGTCATTCTCGCGTTTGTGGTCACGTCGTGTTGTTCCATTCTGCCCGCCGTCAAGAGGCGGCGCTGGCTGGATGCAGCGGTCGGTTTGATCGGCGGAGTGCTGCAGGGCGCCGCGGGTGCCAGCGGTCCCGTCATCGGCATGTACCTGCTGCAGCTGCAGGTGACGCGGACGGCGTTTTTGTTCTTGAGCAACAGTTTCTTCGTGGTCATGGATCTTGCGCAATTCGTCACGATCTTTCAACTTGGGCTCTACAAAGGGAGTCTCCTGTTCTATGCGCTGCTCGCCCTGATTCCTTCCCTGTCGGCCTTCGCCGCCGGGATGCGATTGCAACGCCACATCTCCGATCGTTTGTTCCGCCGCTCCGTGCTGCTGGTGATGGCGCTGAGCGGGCTGGTGCTGCTTGGCAAGTCGCTTGCTTTCGTTTTTTCCCGCTGA
- a CDS encoding TRAP transporter substrate-binding protein, with product MKKWLTSSAALILSLAMLAGCGSNSGNGSASTGESGQEQAGQAEPVTLRLGHVWPNTEIHAQAVEKFAAEVEEKSNGAVKVEVYGDGVLGDDKDLLEGLKVGTADIWVGGAGVLSGASATAKIFTVPFMLDSQEHFNKVYDGEVGQEISDRIQQESGYKVLSYWTRGARWLTVNKEVKTPQDMAGLKIRVPDSPVFVKSFEQLGAAPTPMNFGEVFTSLQQGVIDGQENPLSLIYNSKFNEVVKYLVKTEHVREPIAMVISEAKFNSLSPEQQQVLLDAANGAGKQYAYDEVVKGDAEFLQKLQEGGMTLVEPDLAAFQAKLDGFVDTNFPEIKEIYEKVRAAK from the coding sequence ATGAAAAAGTGGCTTACATCTTCTGCTGCGCTGATCCTCTCACTCGCGATGCTGGCTGGGTGCGGCTCCAATTCCGGCAATGGCTCGGCGAGTACGGGCGAATCGGGGCAAGAGCAGGCGGGACAAGCGGAGCCGGTGACCTTGCGATTGGGGCACGTGTGGCCGAACACGGAAATCCATGCGCAGGCGGTGGAGAAATTTGCGGCCGAAGTGGAAGAAAAGTCAAACGGCGCCGTCAAGGTGGAAGTTTACGGGGACGGCGTGCTGGGCGATGACAAGGATCTGCTGGAAGGACTGAAGGTTGGCACGGCTGACATCTGGGTCGGCGGTGCGGGGGTGCTCTCCGGGGCTTCGGCTACGGCGAAAATTTTTACCGTTCCGTTTATGCTGGACAGCCAGGAGCACTTCAACAAGGTATACGACGGGGAAGTGGGCCAGGAAATATCCGACCGGATCCAGCAGGAATCGGGGTACAAGGTGCTGTCCTACTGGACCCGGGGGGCCCGTTGGCTGACGGTGAACAAGGAAGTGAAGACGCCGCAGGACATGGCCGGGCTGAAAATTCGCGTGCCGGACAGCCCGGTGTTCGTCAAGTCGTTTGAGCAGCTGGGGGCCGCTCCGACGCCGATGAACTTCGGCGAGGTGTTCACCTCCCTGCAGCAGGGGGTCATCGACGGTCAGGAGAATCCGCTTTCCCTCATTTACAATTCAAAGTTTAACGAGGTTGTGAAATACCTAGTCAAAACAGAGCATGTGCGCGAACCGATCGCCATGGTCATCAGCGAGGCGAAGTTCAATTCCTTGTCGCCCGAACAGCAGCAAGTACTGCTGGATGCCGCCAATGGCGCAGGCAAGCAATATGCCTATGATGAGGTGGTCAAAGGGGATGCAGAGTTCCTGCAGAAACTGCAAGAAGGCGGGATGACGCTGGTCGAGCCGGATCTGGCCGCTTTCCAGGCGAAACTGGACGGCTTCGTCGACACCAACTTCCCGGAAATCAAGGAAATCTATGAAAAAGTGCGGGCAGCGAAATAG
- a CDS encoding Ldh family oxidoreductase encodes MLGLTTRCSWKGLQEFCCQVFVKAGVPRQAAAIVAESLVFADLRGVDSHGVVRTAIYLQRLEAGMIDPHAEVEKVRESEATVLLDGRNNFGSVVGTKAVAVALEKAKQSGAAVVGVRGSNHFGTGAYYLQKAIEQDMILLVMSNASQTMPPTGGVRPFIGTNPLAVGVPSGRELPFMLDMATSVVARGKIIVAAQKGEAIPLGWAVDKEGNPTTDAQAALEGAVLPVGGPKGYAISMFIDILTGVLTGAGFGRYVNNMYENWEQPQNVGHQFIAIDINRFMPLEQFKARMDQYIRELKQEPKAPGVQEILIPGELEYRRTIERKARGIELPPKVAAELAAIGEKYGVDFNIAAFDDHHSEEAAQCN; translated from the coding sequence TTGTTGGGATTGACAACAAGATGTAGCTGGAAAGGACTGCAGGAGTTCTGCTGCCAGGTCTTTGTCAAGGCCGGGGTTCCCCGGCAGGCGGCGGCGATTGTCGCCGAATCTCTCGTCTTTGCCGACTTGCGCGGAGTCGATTCGCACGGCGTGGTCAGAACCGCGATCTACCTGCAGCGGCTGGAGGCGGGGATGATCGATCCGCACGCGGAAGTGGAAAAAGTACGGGAAAGCGAGGCAACCGTCCTGCTCGACGGGCGCAACAACTTCGGTTCCGTGGTGGGGACAAAAGCGGTTGCGGTCGCGCTGGAAAAAGCGAAACAAAGCGGGGCCGCCGTGGTCGGCGTACGAGGCTCCAACCATTTCGGGACAGGCGCGTACTACCTGCAAAAAGCGATCGAACAGGATATGATCCTGCTGGTCATGTCCAATGCTTCGCAGACGATGCCGCCGACAGGGGGAGTGCGGCCGTTTATCGGGACAAATCCGTTGGCGGTCGGCGTCCCGAGCGGCCGCGAACTGCCCTTTATGCTGGATATGGCGACGAGCGTCGTCGCGCGCGGGAAAATCATCGTCGCGGCGCAAAAGGGAGAAGCGATTCCGCTGGGCTGGGCGGTCGACAAGGAGGGAAATCCGACGACCGATGCGCAGGCCGCCCTGGAAGGAGCCGTGCTCCCCGTCGGGGGCCCGAAAGGATACGCGATCTCCATGTTTATCGACATCCTTACGGGCGTGCTGACGGGAGCCGGGTTTGGCAGGTACGTCAACAACATGTACGAAAATTGGGAACAGCCGCAAAACGTCGGCCATCAGTTTATCGCCATCGACATCAACCGCTTTATGCCGCTGGAACAGTTCAAAGCGCGGATGGATCAGTACATTCGCGAACTGAAGCAGGAACCGAAAGCCCCGGGGGTGCAGGAGATTTTGATTCCGGGGGAACTGGAGTATCGCCGCACCATCGAGCGGAAAGCACGCGGCATCGAACTGCCGCCCAAGGTGGCGGCAGAGCTGGCGGCGATCGGGGAAAAATACGGCGTTGATTTCAACATCGCGGCATTTGACGACCATCACAGTGAGGAGGCAGCACAATGCAACTGA
- a CDS encoding iron-containing alcohol dehydrogenase, which produces MQLNRVFRYEIPTVIEFGNGSIKQLGEHVKALGGSKVLIVGDPGVVQAGVVERLAAPLQAAGIPYLTFSEIQADPDIESVEKGTAVAKAEGCDLIVGVGGGSSLDTAKAIGIMMTNPGHIRDYVGINKVTRKGAPVIAVPTTAGTGSEVTIWSVLSDRQQRVKVSVGSPYNCPTLALCDPELTVTLPPHVTAATGMDALTHALESYVNKATQPISEAMSVQAMNMIARSLRLAVVQGDNLQARYDMLLASLIAALAFNPTRLGLAHALAMPLGAQFHIPHGVVNAILLPEVMQFNLIGNLRKFAEIAAIFGEKVEQLSEREAAERAVAAVRQLKRDVGITQTLSDYGVKEELLDPVVEEAMLSGNVPVNPRKPTLEDLKNICRAAMA; this is translated from the coding sequence ATGCAACTGAATCGCGTGTTTCGCTACGAGATTCCTACCGTCATCGAATTCGGCAATGGCTCAATCAAGCAGCTGGGCGAACATGTCAAAGCGTTGGGAGGCAGCAAAGTATTGATCGTCGGCGATCCGGGCGTCGTGCAAGCCGGTGTCGTCGAACGGCTGGCCGCGCCGCTCCAAGCCGCGGGAATCCCTTATCTGACCTTCTCCGAGATTCAGGCGGATCCGGACATTGAATCGGTCGAGAAGGGAACAGCGGTGGCCAAAGCGGAGGGCTGCGATCTGATCGTCGGCGTGGGCGGCGGCAGTTCGCTGGACACCGCGAAGGCGATCGGCATCATGATGACCAATCCCGGCCATATCCGCGACTACGTGGGGATCAACAAGGTGACGAGAAAGGGCGCGCCGGTCATCGCCGTGCCGACGACAGCGGGAACGGGCAGCGAGGTGACGATTTGGTCGGTGCTCTCCGACCGTCAGCAAAGAGTAAAGGTGAGCGTGGGCAGTCCGTACAATTGTCCGACGCTGGCACTGTGCGATCCGGAACTGACGGTTACCCTGCCTCCTCATGTGACGGCGGCAACGGGAATGGACGCGTTGACCCACGCTTTGGAATCGTATGTGAACAAGGCCACGCAGCCGATTTCCGAAGCGATGTCCGTGCAGGCGATGAACATGATCGCGCGCAGCCTGCGGCTGGCGGTGGTGCAGGGAGACAATCTGCAGGCCCGCTACGACATGCTGCTGGCCAGCTTGATCGCCGCCCTGGCCTTCAACCCGACCCGCTTGGGGCTGGCCCATGCCCTGGCCATGCCGCTGGGGGCGCAATTTCACATCCCGCACGGTGTCGTGAACGCGATTCTGCTGCCGGAAGTGATGCAGTTTAACCTCATCGGCAACCTGCGCAAGTTCGCGGAGATCGCCGCGATCTTCGGCGAAAAAGTGGAGCAGCTGAGCGAGCGGGAGGCGGCAGAGCGTGCGGTGGCGGCCGTGCGGCAGTTAAAACGGGATGTGGGCATCACGCAAACCCTGTCCGACTACGGCGTGAAGGAAGAACTGCTCGATCCGGTCGTGGAGGAAGCGATGCTTTCCGGCAATGTGCCGGTAAATCCCCGTAAACCGACCTTGGAAGATCTGAAAAACATCTGCAGGGCGGCAATGGCGTAA
- a CDS encoding aldehyde dehydrogenase family protein: protein MEGKDMLSWIEANAGKTYKNYVDGEWVESTGKKTYPLYHVARKDQLLGYFPDSREEDVELAVQAAHRAFQTWSKLPGPERGAILLRFADLLERDAEELAFRLSAEQGKTLGESRGEVARAAKETRYAAGEAFRIEGETLPSERPNVWNSTIRVPIGVVAAIAPWNFPVITPVRKIAPALAYGCTVVSKPASNTPWAMVKLIELLEEAGVPKGVVNLVNGSGSRVGQPLVSHPLVRGISFTGSTKQGLAIQETAAKRLARTQLELGGKNPAIVLNHHDLAYVAKQIVSAAFACSGQRCTAISRVIVLKQHAAALTEALRQEMKAIKVGPAWEPGVTMGPLVSKEHLDTVQSYIEIGKSEGARLVVGGDILSAGEYANGYYMTPALFAEVTAEMRIAREEIFGPVLSVIAVRDEEEALAIANSVEYGLAASVFTDDLSSAYRFAERLESGMVHINHGTASAAHLPFGGVKHSGFGAYSIGHSNQEFFTELKVVYVQY from the coding sequence GTGGAAGGTAAGGACATGTTGAGCTGGATCGAAGCGAACGCCGGAAAGACGTACAAAAACTACGTGGACGGGGAATGGGTCGAAAGCACGGGGAAAAAGACCTACCCCTTGTACCACGTCGCGCGGAAAGATCAGCTTTTGGGTTATTTTCCCGACTCCCGGGAGGAAGATGTGGAACTGGCGGTACAGGCCGCGCACCGGGCGTTCCAAACCTGGTCCAAGCTGCCCGGGCCGGAACGGGGCGCAATCCTGCTGCGCTTCGCCGACCTGCTGGAGCGGGACGCGGAAGAGTTGGCCTTCCGGCTGTCCGCGGAGCAGGGAAAGACGCTGGGCGAGTCGCGCGGAGAAGTGGCACGCGCGGCCAAGGAGACGCGCTACGCCGCGGGGGAAGCTTTCCGCATCGAGGGCGAAACGCTGCCGAGTGAACGTCCGAATGTGTGGAATTCCACCATCCGCGTGCCGATCGGCGTGGTTGCGGCGATCGCGCCGTGGAACTTTCCGGTGATTACGCCGGTGCGCAAGATTGCCCCCGCTTTGGCCTACGGCTGCACGGTTGTCAGCAAACCGGCTTCCAACACGCCGTGGGCGATGGTGAAGCTGATCGAACTGCTGGAGGAGGCGGGCGTTCCCAAAGGGGTGGTCAACTTGGTGAACGGCAGCGGTTCGCGGGTCGGCCAGCCGCTGGTCTCCCATCCGCTGGTCCGGGGCATCAGCTTTACCGGTTCGACCAAGCAGGGGCTGGCGATTCAGGAGACAGCCGCCAAGCGGCTGGCGCGCACCCAGCTGGAATTGGGCGGAAAAAATCCGGCAATCGTGCTGAACCATCATGATCTGGCCTATGTCGCCAAACAAATCGTCAGCGCCGCTTTCGCCTGCAGCGGTCAGCGCTGCACGGCGATCAGCCGGGTGATTGTGCTAAAGCAGCATGCAGCGGCACTCACGGAAGCGCTGCGGCAGGAAATGAAAGCGATTAAAGTGGGGCCGGCCTGGGAGCCTGGCGTGACCATGGGCCCGCTGGTCAGCAAGGAGCATCTTGATACGGTGCAGTCCTACATCGAGATCGGCAAAAGCGAGGGAGCGCGGCTGGTGGTCGGCGGCGACATCCTTTCCGCTGGCGAATACGCAAACGGTTACTACATGACGCCGGCGCTGTTTGCTGAGGTCACAGCGGAGATGCGAATCGCCAGAGAAGAGATCTTCGGTCCGGTGCTGAGCGTGATTGCCGTACGCGATGAGGAAGAAGCGTTGGCGATTGCCAACTCGGTCGAATACGGCCTGGCCGCTTCCGTGTTTACCGACGACCTCTCGTCCGCCTATCGCTTTGCCGAGCGGCTGGAAAGCGGCATGGTGCATATCAACCACGGAACGGCCAGCGCCGCGCACCTGCCGTTTGGCGGGGTGAAGCACTCCGGTTTTGGCGCATACTCGATCGGCCATTCCAATCAGGAGTTTTTCACGGAACTGAAGGTCGTGTACGTCCAGTATTAA
- a CDS encoding TRAP transporter large permease, translating to MAGILLFNLLLFFVIGVPVAYSMGFASVLAMVEGGLSLQVVIQRIFATLDSFPLMAIPFFILAGNIMEQSGISQRLINLANSIVGRMTGGLGMVTVLTAMFFASISGSSAATTAAIGSILIPAMVKRGFPRPFSTSVQAVSGELGVIIPPSIPMIIFALTAGSAISIGDLFIAGIGPGILISLSLMLTIYVLSKQNGYGLTALSPEERAAEEALTSWRGRVKAFKEAILPLLMPVIILGGIYGGIFTPTEAAAVAMAYAFVLGCFVYRTLKMAQLMEIFRNSVLATAIIMLIIGNAGLLGWVLTAEKVPDLVAEWFVSISDSPLVFLLLVNLLLLLAGMFLETGAAIVITAPILTPVAIQFGIDPIHFGMIMIVNLAVGMVTPPVGVNLFVACQIAGIRIEQILKSMLPFYGVLLLDILIVTYWPQLSLWLPSLLK from the coding sequence ATGGCGGGGATCTTATTATTTAATCTGCTGCTGTTTTTCGTGATCGGTGTACCGGTCGCGTACTCCATGGGATTTGCCAGCGTGCTGGCGATGGTAGAAGGCGGATTGTCGCTGCAGGTGGTCATCCAGCGCATTTTTGCCACGCTGGACTCGTTTCCGCTGATGGCCATTCCGTTTTTTATCCTCGCTGGGAACATCATGGAACAAAGCGGAATCTCCCAGCGCCTGATCAATCTGGCCAACTCGATCGTGGGCAGAATGACCGGGGGGCTGGGGATGGTGACGGTCCTGACGGCGATGTTCTTCGCCTCCATTTCCGGCTCCAGCGCCGCCACGACGGCAGCGATTGGCAGCATCCTGATTCCCGCCATGGTCAAGCGCGGATTTCCCCGGCCGTTCTCGACGTCGGTGCAAGCGGTTTCCGGAGAATTGGGCGTGATTATCCCTCCTTCCATCCCGATGATCATCTTCGCCCTGACGGCGGGCTCGGCCATCTCGATCGGCGATTTGTTCATCGCCGGGATCGGGCCGGGTATTTTAATCAGCCTCAGCTTGATGCTGACGATCTACGTGTTGAGCAAGCAAAACGGCTACGGCTTGACCGCGTTGAGTCCGGAAGAGCGGGCCGCGGAAGAAGCGTTGACCAGTTGGCGCGGGCGGGTCAAAGCCTTCAAAGAGGCGATTTTGCCGCTCTTGATGCCGGTCATTATCCTGGGCGGGATTTACGGCGGCATCTTCACGCCCACGGAGGCGGCCGCGGTGGCGATGGCTTATGCGTTTGTGCTCGGCTGTTTTGTCTACCGGACGTTGAAAATGGCGCAGTTGATGGAGATTTTTCGCAATTCGGTGCTGGCGACGGCAATCATAATGTTGATCATTGGCAACGCCGGATTGCTCGGTTGGGTCCTGACCGCGGAAAAGGTTCCGGATCTGGTGGCCGAGTGGTTTGTCTCCATTTCCGACAGTCCGCTCGTCTTTCTGCTGCTCGTCAATTTGCTGCTGCTGCTGGCGGGCATGTTCCTGGAGACGGGTGCGGCGATCGTGATTACGGCACCCATCCTGACGCCGGTCGCGATCCAGTTCGGGATCGACCCGATCCACTTCGGAATGATCATGATCGTCAACCTCGCGGTGGGGATGGTCACACCGCCCGTCGGCGTCAACCTGTTTGTCGCCTGCCAGATCGCCGGGATCAGGATCGAGCAGATTCTCAAATCGATGCTGCCGTTCTACGGTGTGCTGCTGCTCGACATTTTGATCGTCACCTATTGGCCGCAGCTTTCCTTATGGCTGCCTTCCCTCTTAAAATAG
- a CDS encoding RraA family protein, giving the protein MANIGFRVFPLTQRPPAALVEQFRDVVTPHISDNLNRLHAVAAGLRPYHKEGKLVGTAFTVKTRPGDNLMVHKAIDMAEPGDVIVVDAGGDLTNAIAGEIMVRLAQKKGLAGFVIDGSIRDSEVIKNERFPVYAKGVTHRGPYKDGPGEINVPVSVGGMVVHPGDIIVGDDDGLAVVPQELAEEVLQLVKQQQAREAAILRSIADGTVDRSWVDETLKQKGCEFVGIDNKM; this is encoded by the coding sequence GTGGCAAACATAGGCTTTCGCGTTTTCCCGCTGACGCAGCGTCCGCCGGCCGCGTTGGTGGAGCAATTTCGCGATGTGGTCACCCCGCACATCAGCGACAACCTGAACCGGTTGCACGCGGTTGCCGCCGGCTTGCGCCCCTACCACAAAGAGGGGAAGCTCGTCGGTACGGCGTTTACGGTCAAAACACGACCCGGCGACAATTTAATGGTGCACAAGGCGATTGACATGGCCGAGCCTGGCGACGTGATCGTCGTCGATGCCGGCGGTGATCTGACCAATGCCATCGCCGGAGAAATCATGGTGCGCCTCGCTCAGAAAAAAGGCTTGGCGGGATTTGTGATTGACGGTTCGATTCGCGACAGCGAAGTGATCAAGAACGAGCGGTTTCCCGTTTATGCGAAAGGCGTTACCCACCGCGGCCCGTACAAGGACGGTCCGGGGGAAATCAATGTTCCCGTGTCGGTGGGGGGGATGGTCGTTCACCCCGGCGACATCATTGTCGGCGACGACGACGGACTGGCTGTCGTGCCCCAGGAGCTGGCGGAAGAGGTTCTGCAGCTGGTGAAACAACAGCAGGCCAGGGAAGCGGCCATTTTGCGGTCGATTGCCGATGGAACCGTAGACAGGAGCTGGGTGGATGAGACGCTGAAGCAGAAGGGTTGTGAATTTGTTGGGATTGACAACAAGATGTAG